In Myxococcus stipitatus, the following are encoded in one genomic region:
- a CDS encoding DUF393 domain-containing protein: MRMALMTTPPGHDVILYDGHCRICSGAAREFKKLLGARGTELRSFRDEGVLEAFPGVSPERCEKAMQLVQADGRVLEGAEAIVRALGRHPLGRLLYVYYVPGLRQLADLVYGAIARYRFKIAGRTCSDAGCAVHFK, from the coding sequence ATGCGGATGGCGCTGATGACGACACCGCCGGGACACGACGTAATCCTCTACGACGGGCATTGCCGCATCTGCAGCGGCGCGGCCCGCGAGTTCAAGAAGCTGCTCGGGGCTCGGGGAACGGAGCTGCGTTCGTTCCGGGACGAGGGCGTGCTGGAAGCCTTTCCGGGAGTCAGCCCGGAGCGCTGCGAAAAGGCCATGCAGTTGGTGCAGGCGGACGGACGGGTGTTGGAGGGGGCCGAGGCCATCGTTCGCGCCCTGGGGCGGCATCCCCTCGGGCGGCTGCTCTACGTGTACTACGTCCCAGGGCTCCGTCAGCTCGCGGACCTCGTCTATGGGGCCATTGCCCGCTACAGGTTCAAGATTGCAGGCCGGACCTGCTCGGACGCTGGGTGCGCGGTCCACTTCAAATAA
- the dnaK gene encoding molecular chaperone DnaK, with protein MGKIIGIDLGTTNSVVAIMEGREPKVIVNEEGSRITPSVVAFTKDGERLVGQVAKRQAITNPERTIYSIKRFMGRRADEVGEEAKLVPYKVARGPNGDARVELDGKQYSAPEISAQVLLKLKRAAENYLGEKVTEAVITVPAYFNDAQRQATKDAGEIAGLTVRRIVNEPTAAALAYGLDKKKDEKIAVYDFGGGTFDISILEVGESVVDVLATNGDTHLGGDNIDQRIMDWLIAEFKKDTGLDLSKDKMVLQRLKEAAEKAKIELSSATETDINLPFLTADASGPKHLNLKLTRAKFEAMIDDLIERSLEPCRKCLKDSGVDLKDLNEVVLVGGTTRIPKVQEAVKRLFGKEPNRSVNPDEVVAVGAAVQAGVLSGEVKDILLLDVTPLSLGVETLGGVMTKLIERNTTIPTRKSETFSTATDGQSQVEIHVLQGEREMANDNRSLGRFHLTGLPPAPRGVPQIEVTFDLDANGILNVSAKDKATGKEQKVTITHSSGLAKDEVEKMVADARSNEAADKERRELVEMKNQAEAQSYAADKLIKENKDKLSADVAKSLEEAVAELNKVREGQDKAAIKAALDKLQAASYKAAEEMYKATGGAPGAGGGEPPPGAAPGAQPGAKKDDVVDAEFRQS; from the coding sequence GTGGGCAAGATTATTGGGATCGACCTGGGCACCACGAACAGCGTGGTGGCGATCATGGAGGGTCGCGAGCCCAAGGTCATCGTCAACGAGGAAGGCAGCCGCATCACGCCCTCGGTGGTCGCGTTCACGAAGGACGGGGAGCGCCTGGTTGGCCAGGTGGCGAAGCGCCAGGCCATCACCAACCCCGAGCGCACCATCTATTCCATCAAGCGCTTCATGGGCCGGCGGGCGGACGAAGTGGGCGAGGAGGCCAAGCTGGTCCCCTACAAGGTCGCCCGGGGGCCGAACGGCGATGCACGCGTGGAGCTGGACGGCAAGCAGTACAGCGCGCCGGAGATCAGCGCGCAGGTGCTGCTGAAGCTGAAGCGGGCGGCGGAGAACTACCTGGGTGAGAAGGTGACGGAGGCGGTCATCACCGTCCCGGCCTACTTCAACGACGCCCAGCGCCAGGCCACCAAGGACGCGGGTGAAATCGCGGGCCTCACGGTGCGGCGCATCGTGAACGAGCCGACGGCGGCGGCGCTCGCGTACGGACTCGACAAGAAGAAGGACGAGAAGATCGCCGTCTACGACTTCGGCGGCGGCACGTTCGACATCTCCATCCTGGAGGTGGGTGAGAGCGTGGTCGACGTGCTCGCGACCAACGGCGACACGCACCTGGGCGGTGACAACATCGACCAGCGGATCATGGATTGGCTGATCGCCGAGTTCAAGAAGGACACCGGGCTCGACCTCAGCAAGGACAAGATGGTCCTCCAGCGCCTGAAGGAGGCGGCGGAGAAGGCGAAGATCGAGCTGTCGAGCGCGACGGAGACGGACATCAACCTGCCGTTCCTCACGGCGGACGCGTCCGGTCCCAAGCACCTCAACCTGAAGCTCACGCGGGCCAAGTTCGAGGCGATGATCGATGACCTCATCGAGCGCTCGCTGGAGCCGTGCCGCAAGTGCCTGAAGGACTCGGGCGTGGACCTGAAGGACCTCAACGAGGTCGTGCTCGTGGGCGGTACCACGCGCATTCCGAAGGTGCAGGAGGCGGTGAAGCGGCTGTTCGGCAAGGAGCCGAACCGCTCGGTGAACCCGGACGAGGTCGTCGCGGTGGGCGCGGCGGTGCAGGCCGGCGTGCTCTCCGGCGAGGTCAAGGACATCCTCCTGCTGGACGTGACGCCGCTGAGCCTGGGCGTGGAGACGTTGGGCGGGGTGATGACCAAGCTCATCGAGCGCAACACCACCATCCCCACGCGCAAGTCGGAGACGTTCTCCACGGCCACGGATGGCCAGTCGCAGGTGGAGATCCACGTGCTCCAGGGTGAGCGCGAGATGGCCAATGACAACCGGAGCCTGGGCCGCTTCCACCTGACGGGCCTGCCGCCGGCGCCTCGTGGCGTGCCGCAGATCGAGGTGACGTTCGACCTCGACGCCAACGGCATCCTCAACGTCAGCGCCAAGGACAAGGCCACGGGCAAGGAGCAGAAGGTCACCATCACCCACTCGTCCGGCCTTGCGAAGGACGAGGTGGAGAAGATGGTCGCGGACGCCCGCTCGAACGAGGCGGCCGACAAGGAGCGCCGCGAGCTGGTGGAGATGAAGAACCAGGCGGAGGCGCAGTCCTACGCGGCCGACAAGCTCATCAAGGAGAACAAGGACAAGCTCTCCGCGGACGTGGCGAAGTCCCTCGAGGAGGCTGTCGCCGAGCTGAACAAGGTCCGTGAGGGGCAGGACAAGGCCGCCATCAAGGCCGCCCTCGATAAGCTCCAGGCGGCGAGCTACAAGGCCGCCGAGGAGATGTACAAGGCGACCGGTGGCGCGCCGGGCGCGGGTGGCGGCGAGCCGCCTCCGGGTGCTGCTCCCGGGGCTCAGCCGGGCGCGAAGAAGGACGACGTGGTGGACGCCGAGTTCCGCCAGTCGTAG
- a CDS encoding AraC family transcriptional regulator, giving the protein MTIAAWQGVGLALYRQQTDTGEHHHPSLQLLMPLGRGGIRGRWRTTGRPVDLRLTCNEVGVVGSDVPHAFAWSRDTQVASFFLDPRRLASLHGDPSTEEALRRLGPSKLRDPLTRELLRASSEALSEGSGPSRIEVENFATILASRLLRLDGQRLRDRSLSGALAAWQVQRVTDFVEARLEESLGLEVLAAVVGLRPSHFTRSFKRATGTTPHQFVLARRLERARELLANTALPLADIAQRAGVSNQSHFTALFRAHFSATPARFRRAVATSPKRGFTTKRVGTR; this is encoded by the coding sequence ATGACAATAGCGGCGTGGCAGGGCGTGGGCCTGGCCCTCTACCGGCAGCAAACGGATACGGGCGAGCATCACCACCCCTCCCTCCAGTTGCTCATGCCCCTGGGGCGCGGCGGCATCCGGGGACGCTGGAGGACCACCGGGAGGCCCGTGGACCTCCGCCTGACATGCAACGAAGTGGGTGTCGTCGGCTCCGACGTGCCACATGCTTTCGCCTGGAGCAGAGACACCCAGGTCGCGTCCTTCTTCCTCGACCCGCGACGACTCGCGTCGCTCCACGGCGATCCCTCCACGGAAGAAGCCCTGCGGCGGCTGGGCCCCTCGAAGCTGCGCGACCCGCTGACCCGCGAGCTGCTGCGCGCCAGCAGTGAAGCCCTGAGCGAAGGCAGCGGGCCCTCTCGAATCGAGGTGGAGAATTTCGCCACCATCCTCGCCTCGCGACTGTTGCGGCTCGACGGTCAGCGCCTTCGAGACCGGAGCCTCTCGGGAGCGCTCGCGGCCTGGCAGGTCCAGCGCGTCACGGACTTCGTCGAGGCCCGCTTGGAAGAGTCGCTCGGCCTCGAAGTCCTCGCCGCCGTGGTGGGCCTGAGACCGTCGCACTTCACACGGAGCTTCAAGCGGGCGACAGGCACCACTCCTCACCAATTCGTCCTGGCCCGGAGGCTCGAGCGCGCACGGGAACTTCTCGCCAACACGGCCCTGCCACTCGCGGATATCGCGCAGCGCGCCGGCGTCTCAAACCAGAGTCACTTCACGGCGCTGTTCCGCGCGCACTTCTCCGCCACCCCCGCGCGCTTCCGCCGCGCCGTGGCCACGTCCCCGAAGCGCGGTTTCACGACAAAGAGGGTGGGAACCCGATAG
- a CDS encoding PhoH family protein, with protein sequence MRKNFILDTNVLLHDPRSIYGFEDNNVIIPIYVIEEIDQFKRDLSELGRNARLVARYLDGFRAEGSLKEGVPLPRGGMLRVCFSERDLPLSMADSNLMDNRILAVAIDLMEQEPDTQAVFITKDTNLRIRADALGLIAEDYDTERVEITELYTGFTERLVPKSLVDQMYKPGAEVELPDADTLFPNQLVLLKDETNPSHTAMGRLHGLKNRLVPLLRQSKEGTWGIRPRNMEQAFCLDLLLNDDIKLVTIVGKAGTGKTLLAIAAGLQKVTEENLYHKLLVSRPIFPLGRDIGYLPGSVEEKLNPWMQPIFDNVEFLMNLSRADKKAGRGYHELLDLGLMEIEPLTYIRGRSIPNQFIIVDEAQNLTPHEVKTIITRVGDNTKIILTGDPFQIDNPYVDSTNNGLVHVVNRFKSEKIAAHISMAKGERSALAELAANLL encoded by the coding sequence ATGCGAAAGAACTTCATCCTCGACACCAACGTCCTCCTTCACGACCCGCGCAGCATCTACGGCTTCGAGGACAACAACGTCATCATCCCCATCTACGTCATCGAGGAGATCGACCAGTTCAAGCGCGACCTCTCGGAGCTGGGCCGCAACGCCCGGCTGGTCGCGCGTTACCTGGACGGTTTTCGCGCGGAGGGCTCGCTGAAGGAAGGCGTGCCCCTGCCTCGGGGTGGAATGTTGCGCGTGTGCTTCTCCGAGCGCGACCTGCCCCTGTCCATGGCGGACAGCAACCTGATGGACAACCGCATCCTCGCGGTGGCCATCGACCTGATGGAGCAGGAGCCGGACACCCAGGCGGTCTTCATCACCAAGGACACCAACCTGCGCATCCGCGCCGACGCGCTGGGCCTCATCGCCGAGGACTACGACACGGAGCGGGTGGAAATCACCGAGCTGTACACCGGCTTCACCGAGCGGCTCGTCCCCAAGTCCCTCGTGGACCAGATGTACAAGCCCGGCGCCGAGGTGGAGCTGCCCGACGCGGACACGCTCTTCCCCAATCAGCTGGTGCTGCTCAAGGACGAGACGAACCCCTCGCACACCGCCATGGGGCGCCTGCACGGACTCAAGAACCGCCTGGTGCCGTTGCTGCGGCAAAGCAAGGAGGGCACCTGGGGCATTCGTCCGCGCAACATGGAGCAGGCCTTCTGCCTGGACCTGCTGCTCAACGATGACATCAAGCTGGTGACCATCGTCGGCAAGGCGGGCACGGGCAAGACGCTGCTGGCCATCGCCGCGGGCCTCCAGAAGGTGACCGAGGAGAACCTCTACCACAAGCTCCTGGTGAGCAGACCCATCTTCCCCCTGGGGCGGGACATCGGGTATCTGCCCGGAAGCGTCGAGGAGAAGCTCAACCCCTGGATGCAGCCCATCTTCGACAACGTGGAGTTCTTGATGAACCTCAGCCGCGCGGACAAGAAGGCCGGACGCGGCTACCACGAACTCTTGGACCTGGGGCTGATGGAAATCGAGCCGCTCACGTACATCCGCGGCCGGAGCATCCCCAACCAGTTCATCATCGTGGACGAAGCGCAGAACCTCACGCCCCACGAGGTGAAGACCATCATCACCCGCGTGGGTGACAACACGAAGATCATCCTCACGGGGGACCCGTTCCAGATCGACAACCCCTACGTGGATTCGACCAACAACGGCCTGGTGCACGTGGTCAATCGCTTCAAGAGCGAGAAGATCGCCGCGCACATCTCCATGGCCAAGGGCGAACGAAGTGCCCTGGCCGAGCTCGCCGCCAACCTGCTCTAG
- a CDS encoding HP0495 family protein, with protein sequence MTKDGPGETPSEDTEKKPLIEYPSVYTFKVMGKQGSDFPEHVRDLFRRLMGSEISPDSIREQPSSKGKYVSLSVSVYLLSEEQRRGIYDQLHKDPRVIYYL encoded by the coding sequence ATGACGAAGGATGGACCTGGAGAGACCCCCTCGGAAGACACGGAGAAGAAGCCCCTCATCGAGTACCCCTCGGTCTACACCTTCAAGGTCATGGGCAAGCAGGGCTCCGACTTCCCGGAGCACGTGCGGGACTTGTTCCGGCGGCTGATGGGCTCGGAAATCTCTCCGGACTCCATCCGCGAGCAGCCCAGCAGCAAGGGCAAGTACGTGTCGCTGAGCGTCTCCGTCTACCTGCTGTCCGAGGAGCAACGGCGTGGCATCTACGACCAGCTCCACAAAGACCCTCGCGTCATCTACTACCTGTGA
- a CDS encoding alpha/beta hydrolase, giving the protein MKTSAKSILAAAFLLSSSVLALGCGSDPKPTPTHENESPAPGSYAQVNGLNLYYELHGTGRPLILLHGALSTIDSMQPFISELAKTRQVIAVELQAHGHTADVDRPLRFETMADDIAALMKHLNIESADLCGYSLGGGVALQVAFRHPQAVRKLVVLSTTFKSNAWFPENQAIMATMTGEMLAGSPMHEAYLRAAPRPEDFPVLVSKVSHLLTKNPYDWSQDVAALKVPTLVIAGDSDSLPPTHAVEMFGLLGGGKTDGMMAGIPNSRLAILPGTTHWGSITRVDLLVPLIPSFLDEQPAPSTP; this is encoded by the coding sequence ATGAAGACCTCTGCCAAGTCCATCCTCGCCGCGGCGTTCCTGCTGTCCTCCTCCGTCCTCGCCCTCGGGTGCGGCTCCGACCCCAAGCCCACTCCCACACACGAGAACGAATCCCCCGCTCCCGGCTCCTACGCCCAGGTGAACGGACTCAACCTCTACTACGAGCTTCACGGCACCGGCCGCCCGCTCATCCTCCTCCATGGCGCCCTCTCGACCATCGACTCGATGCAGCCCTTCATCTCCGAGCTCGCCAAGACCCGCCAGGTCATCGCCGTCGAACTCCAGGCCCACGGCCACACCGCCGACGTCGACCGCCCCCTGCGCTTCGAAACCATGGCGGATGACATCGCCGCCCTCATGAAGCACCTCAACATCGAGTCCGCGGACCTCTGCGGCTACTCCCTCGGCGGCGGCGTCGCCCTCCAGGTCGCCTTCCGCCACCCTCAAGCCGTTCGCAAACTCGTCGTCCTCTCCACCACGTTCAAGAGCAACGCGTGGTTCCCAGAGAACCAGGCCATCATGGCCACCATGACCGGAGAGATGCTCGCGGGCTCCCCCATGCACGAGGCCTATCTCCGCGCCGCTCCGCGCCCCGAGGACTTCCCGGTCCTCGTCTCCAAGGTCAGCCACCTCCTCACCAAGAACCCCTACGACTGGTCACAGGACGTGGCGGCGCTCAAGGTCCCCACGCTCGTCATCGCCGGAGACTCGGACAGCCTCCCGCCGACCCACGCCGTGGAGATGTTTGGTTTGCTCGGCGGCGGCAAGACGGACGGCATGATGGCCGGCATTCCCAACTCCCGCCTCGCCATCCTCCCAGGCACGACTCACTGGGGTTCCATCACCCGCGTCGACCTGCTCGTCCCGCTCATCCCGTCCTTCCTCGATGAGCAGCCTGCCCCTTCGACTCCGTGA
- a CDS encoding diacylglycerol/lipid kinase family protein, which translates to MLVQPLRSPDLRRSASADVSAEPKVAVLLNANARKVDARVVKSLSHVVPEQDLFLSRSPLDGRRIAQTVLERGYPLVFTGGGDGTFMGFVNEVLQQVGPRGRFAGQQAPRFGILKLGTGNGIAAHVNASGTRGDGILNDVLRARTGEIPGFRPMDLLMVDGQRAPFAGLGVDGKVLNDYIWVKENLGKGLLKSVLSGSGGYFSAVACKTVPHYLTNSTWVECEVVNGQTSEAYKLGADGQPVGEPVAPGELLFRGKLMMAAAGTMPFYGYGFRMFPFACGRRGFMQLRLGQVTPTQVLAHLPRLWNGRWFPEGLHDFHVRDATIRFARPMPFQVGGDAAGYRDQVDLSVAPDSIELVDFNGSLN; encoded by the coding sequence ATGCTGGTTCAGCCCCTGCGATCTCCGGACCTACGCCGCTCTGCCTCGGCGGACGTCTCCGCGGAGCCGAAGGTCGCGGTCCTGCTCAACGCGAATGCCCGCAAGGTGGACGCCCGGGTGGTGAAGTCGCTGTCGCACGTGGTGCCGGAGCAGGACCTGTTCCTCTCCCGCTCGCCCCTGGACGGGCGCCGGATCGCCCAGACGGTGCTGGAGCGCGGCTACCCCCTGGTCTTCACCGGTGGCGGCGACGGGACGTTCATGGGCTTCGTCAACGAGGTCCTCCAGCAGGTCGGCCCCCGAGGCCGCTTCGCCGGTCAGCAGGCGCCCCGCTTCGGCATCCTCAAGCTGGGCACGGGCAATGGAATCGCCGCCCACGTCAACGCCTCTGGTACGCGGGGCGACGGCATCCTCAACGACGTGCTGCGCGCCCGCACGGGTGAAATCCCGGGCTTCCGCCCCATGGACCTGCTGATGGTGGATGGCCAGCGCGCGCCCTTCGCGGGCCTGGGCGTGGATGGCAAGGTGCTCAACGACTACATCTGGGTGAAGGAGAACCTGGGCAAGGGGCTGCTCAAGAGCGTTCTCTCCGGCAGCGGCGGCTACTTCTCCGCCGTGGCCTGCAAGACGGTGCCGCACTACCTGACGAACTCCACCTGGGTCGAGTGCGAGGTCGTCAACGGGCAGACCAGCGAGGCCTACAAGCTGGGCGCGGACGGGCAGCCGGTGGGTGAGCCCGTGGCCCCGGGCGAGCTGCTCTTCCGAGGCAAGCTCATGATGGCGGCCGCCGGCACCATGCCCTTCTACGGCTACGGCTTCCGCATGTTCCCGTTCGCGTGTGGCCGCCGGGGCTTCATGCAGCTGCGGCTGGGCCAGGTGACGCCCACGCAGGTGCTGGCCCACCTGCCCCGCCTGTGGAACGGGCGCTGGTTCCCCGAAGGCCTCCACGACTTCCACGTCCGCGACGCCACCATCCGCTTCGCGCGCCCCATGCCCTTCCAGGTTGGTGGCGACGCGGCAGGGTACCGCGACCAGGTGGACTTGTCCGTGGCGCCCGACTCCATCGAGCTCGTCGACTTCAACGGCTCTCTGAACTGA
- the greB gene encoding transcription elongation factor GreB has translation MAQDLSPDELDDLEAEEGDEKAPFRRYLTRLGAERMHRELIRLLNEERPKVTAEVSAAAAQGDRSENAEYIYGKKRLREIDRRIRFLQRRLDTATIVTPSEQSDRARVYFGATVTLEDEDGARTTYQIVGSDEIDAAGGRISVESPIGRALLRKGIGDTVDVRRPRGEIELTVVDIRYD, from the coding sequence ATGGCCCAGGACCTGTCCCCGGACGAGCTTGATGACCTGGAGGCCGAGGAGGGTGATGAGAAAGCCCCCTTCCGCCGTTACCTCACCCGGCTGGGCGCCGAGCGCATGCACCGCGAACTCATCCGCCTGCTCAACGAGGAGCGCCCCAAGGTCACCGCCGAGGTCTCCGCCGCCGCCGCCCAGGGCGACCGCTCCGAGAACGCCGAGTACATCTACGGAAAGAAGCGCCTGCGCGAAATCGACCGCCGCATCCGCTTCCTCCAACGGCGCCTCGACACCGCCACCATCGTCACACCTTCTGAACAGAGCGACCGTGCACGCGTCTACTTCGGCGCCACCGTCACCCTCGAGGACGAGGACGGAGCCCGAACCACGTACCAGATAGTCGGGTCCGATGAGATCGATGCCGCGGGAGGTCGCATCAGCGTGGAGTCCCCCATCGGCCGAGCCCTCCTGCGCAAGGGCATCGGTGACACCGTCGACGTGCGCCGCCCCCGGGGCGAAATCGAACTGACCGTCGTCGACATCCGCTACGACTAG
- a CDS encoding SAM-dependent methyltransferase, whose product MSPAESFPLYHPADARRAFSSDDATRRFAKVAQLEPGSRVLVLACGGDVSAALVLAREIGCTVIAADTDEAHVATLRERIRNSGLSDRIEARGVALDALGFSDGWLDAILIQGRVLYPLRATLASLRPLLAKRGRLGMTFPVRVGRVVPKAASELWERRLGAPLLLPRELLQSLEMGGFEPESAETLQDTELDDYYREVEASLRPTSGPQASALREELTLHRESNGKASVSYAFLVGRRKEPGEKPPASRDRG is encoded by the coding sequence ATGAGCCCGGCCGAGTCCTTTCCGCTGTACCACCCCGCGGACGCCCGGCGCGCGTTCAGCTCGGACGACGCGACCCGGCGTTTCGCCAAGGTGGCCCAACTGGAGCCAGGCTCTCGCGTGCTGGTGCTCGCGTGTGGAGGCGACGTCAGCGCCGCGCTGGTGCTGGCCCGGGAGATAGGCTGCACCGTCATCGCCGCGGACACCGACGAAGCCCATGTCGCGACGCTTCGAGAGCGGATTCGCAACTCGGGACTGTCGGACCGCATCGAGGCCCGAGGTGTCGCGCTGGATGCCCTGGGCTTCTCGGATGGGTGGCTGGACGCCATCCTCATCCAGGGCCGGGTGCTGTATCCGCTGCGTGCGACGCTGGCGTCGCTGCGGCCCTTGCTGGCGAAGCGAGGCCGGCTCGGGATGACGTTCCCCGTGAGGGTGGGGCGGGTCGTCCCCAAGGCCGCCAGCGAGCTCTGGGAGCGGCGGCTGGGCGCACCGCTGCTGCTTCCTCGCGAGCTGCTCCAGTCCCTGGAGATGGGTGGGTTCGAGCCGGAGTCGGCCGAGACGCTGCAGGACACGGAGCTCGACGACTACTACCGCGAAGTCGAGGCGAGCCTCAGGCCCACCTCGGGGCCGCAGGCCTCGGCACTTCGTGAGGAGTTGACGCTGCACCGCGAGAGCAACGGCAAGGCCAGCGTCAGCTACGCGTTCCTGGTGGGACGCCGCAAGGAGCCGGGAGAGAAGCCTCCGGCCTCGCGCGACCGGGGCTGA
- a CDS encoding GNAT family N-acetyltransferase, with protein MSLASMSSRVTVDTALARRIERAQAEQNRAATPANGILEIAGGLALFNGPGSPLTQAIALGFDGPIDATTLDRVEAHLGQGGSPVPIELTPFADPSLAQELARRGYRVAEFQQVFARALPGAPRPSHTADVRPIQPDEAELFARTVGQGFMGREELTDDEASLMMSATTIPGTTCFLARVGREPAGGGTVAVHDSIATLSGTGVRERFRGQGLQQALIATRLEWALSQGCTLAASSTHPGTPSQRNMERLGFFVAYPKLVMVRDTTRI; from the coding sequence ATGTCGCTCGCATCCATGTCTTCCCGTGTCACCGTGGACACGGCCCTGGCACGTCGCATCGAGCGGGCCCAGGCCGAGCAGAATCGCGCCGCCACGCCCGCGAACGGAATCCTCGAAATCGCCGGAGGGCTGGCACTCTTCAACGGCCCGGGCTCGCCGCTCACCCAAGCCATCGCCCTGGGGTTCGACGGCCCCATCGATGCGACGACGCTCGACCGCGTAGAGGCCCACCTGGGTCAGGGTGGCAGTCCAGTGCCCATCGAACTGACGCCCTTCGCGGACCCTTCGCTCGCCCAAGAACTGGCGCGGCGCGGATACCGCGTGGCGGAGTTCCAACAGGTTTTCGCGCGCGCCTTGCCAGGCGCCCCTCGTCCTTCGCACACCGCGGACGTCCGCCCCATCCAGCCCGACGAGGCGGAACTGTTCGCACGCACGGTGGGCCAGGGCTTCATGGGCCGCGAGGAACTGACCGACGACGAGGCCTCGCTCATGATGTCCGCCACGACGATACCCGGGACCACGTGCTTCCTTGCACGGGTCGGACGTGAGCCGGCGGGCGGCGGCACCGTGGCCGTACACGACAGCATCGCGACCTTGTCCGGAACGGGCGTGCGCGAACGCTTCCGAGGCCAGGGCCTCCAACAAGCGCTCATCGCCACGCGCCTGGAGTGGGCTCTGAGCCAGGGCTGCACGCTGGCCGCGAGCAGCACGCACCCCGGCACGCCGTCCCAGCGCAACATGGAGCGGTTGGGGTTCTTCGTCGCCTACCCAAAGCTGGTGATGGTACGCGACACGACGCGCATCTAG
- a CDS encoding deacetylase, whose protein sequence is MPRTLPINPRFRRIYQSLSGADLAAPDPEELSLEDLGLGDSQQTRGGLLFGTYSHQGLERVLRAYGLFQRAEERVGPMELRIQGEDPFRPRIVLWSRRFYAPIADLSLRMATGAEVGLGGPLATVPLLYVDALLLQHPGRSFDWHRPPLPGQSHPGLALSAPLLELLMLMARRIGAEGLALTPSTFAAATVYDRRFVFVDGDAQGRFLALRDAGDNRPRWLLAWAVELGCMRDAEGQHVPFTPMPMLAPLSPRLRGAFEMKEWTDARRRTGRQLLTLDEESLRQRFPWERMPPGPPPERLADLLGYDPLAPVLAH, encoded by the coding sequence ATGCCTCGGACGCTGCCCATCAACCCCCGCTTCCGCCGCATCTACCAGAGCCTGAGCGGGGCGGACCTGGCCGCGCCCGACCCCGAGGAGCTTTCACTCGAAGACCTGGGGCTCGGCGACTCCCAGCAAACTCGCGGGGGCCTCCTGTTCGGGACCTACAGCCACCAGGGACTGGAGCGTGTCTTGCGCGCCTACGGACTCTTCCAGCGCGCCGAGGAGCGCGTCGGTCCCATGGAGCTGCGAATCCAGGGTGAAGACCCGTTCCGCCCCCGCATCGTCCTCTGGAGCCGCCGCTTCTACGCCCCCATCGCGGACCTCTCGCTGCGCATGGCGACCGGGGCCGAAGTGGGGCTCGGCGGCCCGCTCGCCACCGTGCCGCTGTTGTACGTGGACGCGCTGCTGCTCCAGCACCCAGGCCGCTCCTTCGACTGGCACCGTCCGCCGCTGCCCGGTCAGAGCCACCCCGGACTTGCGCTCTCCGCGCCCCTCCTCGAACTGCTCATGCTCATGGCCCGCCGCATCGGCGCGGAAGGGCTGGCCCTCACGCCTTCGACCTTCGCCGCCGCCACGGTCTACGACCGGCGCTTCGTCTTCGTTGACGGCGACGCCCAGGGGCGCTTCCTCGCGCTGAGAGACGCGGGAGACAATCGCCCCCGATGGTTGCTCGCCTGGGCGGTGGAACTCGGCTGCATGCGAGACGCCGAGGGACAACACGTCCCCTTCACCCCCATGCCGATGCTTGCCCCCCTCAGCCCCAGGCTCCGAGGCGCCTTCGAGATGAAGGAGTGGACGGATGCCCGGCGGAGGACGGGCCGGCAACTGCTCACGCTCGACGAGGAATCACTCCGGCAGCGATTCCCCTGGGAACGCATGCCCCCGGGCCCTCCACCCGAGAGGCTGGCGGACCTGCTGGGGTACGATCCGCTCGCCCCCGTCCTCGCGCACTGA